The Amycolatopsis tolypomycina region GCGCACCGGGCGTCGTTCGGGGTGTCGCTGCTGGTCACCGTGCTGCTGATGCGCAACTACTTCACCGACCACGGGATCTTCCGCGCCGGCCTGCCCGGGCTCGGGCAGATCGCCGCGCTCGCCGGGGCCGGCCTGCTGCTCGCCGGGCTGCTGACCGCGCGGCTGATCCGCCGGTTCGGCCGGCTGCGCGCGGTCCTCGGTTCGCTGCTGATCGCCGCGATCGCGCAGTCCGCGCTGGGGCTGCCGATGCTGCTGCCGCTCGCGCTGCTCGCGTCGTTCCTGATCAGCGGCGCAGGGCAGGTGCTCAAGCTCTGCGTCGATTCGTCCATCCAGCTCGACGTCGCCGACGAAGCCCGCGGCCGGGTGTTCGCGCTGTACGACACGCTGTTCAACATCACGCAGGTGGCGGCGGTTTCGCTGGGCGCGCTGGTGGTGCCGGACGACGGCCGCTCGCCGGCCCTGCTCATCGCCGCGACGGCCTGCTACCTGGTCGGCGGCGCGGGGTACGTGCTCGCCCGCCGACGCACGATTCGCTGACGCAAACACTCGAACCGGTCACGGGGACTGCTCCATTGGCATTAGGGTGACGGGCAGTCATTAGTAGGTTCGAGGGAACACCGGGGGCACCTGTGACCACCGCGGGCGACGACCGTGCACGGCTCGAAGCACGCAATGCCGCGATGAAAGACCAGATGGACACCCTCCTGGAGAACTTCGAGCGGCAGACGGCGCAGCTGCGTGACGCCCAGGCGGCGGCCGCCGAGACCACGGCCGAGGTGACGTCCCCCGACGGGCTGGTCCGCGCCACCATCGACGCCGGCGGCGGCCTCGCGAAACTCGAGTTCGCGCCGAGCACGTTCGAGCGCACGACACCCGCGCAGCTCGCGAACACCGTCCAGTCGCTGGTGCGTCAGGGATCGCTGCAGGTCAAGCAGAAGATCGCGACCCTGATGGCGCCGATCACCGAAGGCCTGCCCGACCTCGCCGACCTGGTCGAGGGCGCGCCGTCGCTGGCCGGGCTGGTGCCGCCGATCCCCGGCTTCGACGAGCTCACCGAGGCACCGCCCGCCCCGCGGCCCGAGTCGTTCGAAGAGGGCGGGTCGATCCTGCGCAACGAGCAGGCGACCCCGCCGCCACCGCCGATGCCGGCCCCGAAGCCCGCGCCCAAGCGCGTCCGCCCGCCGCGTGACGACGACGAGGAGCCGCCGTCGTCCTGGATGACGAGGGGCGACTGATGCCGGACGGGGGTTCCGGGTTCACCGCGGAGCCGGACGCGGTCCTGCGCGCGTCGAACGGCCTGGTGACGGCGTCCGACGCGCTCGACAACGCGGCGAAGGCACTGCAGTCCGCCCTCGCCGCGCAGGGCGAGTGCTGGGGCGCCGACGAGTCCGGCAAGGCGTTCGCCAAGGACTACGTGCCCGGCGCGCAGGGCGCCGTCGAAGGCTTCACCAACCTCGTGCAGGGGTTGCGGGGGATGCAGCAGAACGTCGCCAAGTCGATGAAGGCCCTTTCGGGCGCCGACGAGGACGTGACGTCCCAGCTGAGCAAGGGGCAATGACGCGTGGGTATGGAGATGCCCGACGCGGTCAAGTGGCTGCTGCCGATCGTCGTCGGGGAGAGCTGGCCCGAGGGCGACGAGACCAAGCTGCGCGCGCTGCGGGACGCGTGGCACACGGCGTCGGCGGCGATCGGGCCGGTGTCCGACACGGGCAACCAGGCGGCGTCCGGCATCCGCGCCAACTGGACGGGTGACGGCGCCGACGCGTTCGCGGAGCAGTGGAAGAAGTTCGTCGAGGGCGACGAGGCGTACTTCAAGCAGCTGGCCGACGCGGCGAAGGCCCTCGGCGATTCGTGTGATCAGACGGCGCTGGACGTCGAGTACACGAAGTACATGATCATCATTTCGCTGATCATCCTGGCGGCCCAGATAGCGGCGATGATCGCGGCGGCGGCGGTGACGTTCGGCGGCTCGACGGCGGGCATCGCGCCGGCCCAGATCGCGACCCGGATGACCGTGCAGATGCTGTTCCGGCAGCTGCTCGAGAAGCTGGCGCAGCAGGGGTTCAAGCAGGTCGCGAAGGAGCTGCTGGAGAAGCTGCTCAAGCAGGGCCTCAAGAAGATCGGCATGGAGGTCCTCAAGAACGAGGCGATCAACCTCGGCATGGACGCGGGCATCCAGGGCCTGCAGATGGCCAAGGGCGACCGCAAGGACTGGGACTGGTCGAAGACATCCGACGCGGCGATCTCGGGCGCGGTCGGCGGGGTCGTCGGAGCGGCATCGGGGTCGATCGGCCGCGGAGCGACCGAGGGGCTGTCGCACAGCGCAGGTGGGCAGATCGCGGACGCGGCGATGCGGGCGGGTGCGCGCGGGGCGGTCGAGGGGGTCGCGCAGACGGTCGGGCAGGCGGCGGTCACCGGGGATCTGGGGTCGTTGACGCCGGAGCAGCTGCTGATGGGCGCGTCCAGTGGGGCCGTCGGGGGTGCTGTTGGGGGTGCGAAGGAGCAGCTGAACTCGGTTCACGAGGCGAACATTCCGCGGGCGGACTCGGATTCTGGGGATGGCTCTCGGGATTCGGGGGATTCCGGGGAGTCGCGGCGGGGTTCGGGGGATGAGGGCGAGTCGGCGTCTCGGGGTGATTCGGAGTCGCGGGAGTCTTCTTCGGAGCCTGAGTCGCGGCGGGAGTCTTCCTCGGAACCGGAGTCGCGGGGGGAGTCCTCGCCGGAGCCGGAGTCTCGCCGGGAGTCCTCGGCCGAACCGGAGTCGCGTCGGGAGTCCTCGCCGGAGCCGGAGTCTCGCCGGGAGTCCTCGCCGGAACCGGAGTCGCGCCGCGAGTCCTCGCCGGAACCGGAGTCTCGCCGCGAGTCCTCGCCGGAGCCCGAGTCTCGCCGCGAGTCCTCGGCCGAACCGGAGTCGCGCCGCGAGTCCTCGGCCGAACCGGAGTCGCGCCGCGAGTCCTCGGCCGAACCCGAATCGCGAAGCGAAGAGCCGCGGCGCGAGCCAGCGCCCGAGTCGCGGAGTGAGGAGCCACGCCGCGAGGCTTCCGAGCCGGAGTCGCGAAGCGAAGAACCGCGGCGCGAGGCGGCACCCGAGCCGCAGCGCGAGGCGCCGTCCCAGCCGGAAACGCGGACGGAAGCCCCCCGCGAGCAGCAGCCCGCCCAGCCGTCGCCGGCGTCAGAGCACCGCGCGCCCGAGACGTCACGGCCGAGCGCCGAGCAGGCGGAGCGTCCGGCCGCGCACCAGCCCGAGGCGCCGGCTGCGGCGTCTTCGACGGGCTCGTCCCAGGGCGGATACGGCATGGCCCCACCGCCGGGCTCCGGCCCGGAGCCGGGACGCCAGAGCGCCGGCCGCCCCCAGGACAACGTCGGAGCGGCCGGCTTC contains the following coding sequences:
- a CDS encoding YbaB/EbfC family nucleoid-associated protein, with the translated sequence MKDQMDTLLENFERQTAQLRDAQAAAAETTAEVTSPDGLVRATIDAGGGLAKLEFAPSTFERTTPAQLANTVQSLVRQGSLQVKQKIATLMAPITEGLPDLADLVEGAPSLAGLVPPIPGFDELTEAPPAPRPESFEEGGSILRNEQATPPPPPMPAPKPAPKRVRPPRDDDEEPPSSWMTRGD
- a CDS encoding WXG100 family type VII secretion target, with translation MPDGGSGFTAEPDAVLRASNGLVTASDALDNAAKALQSALAAQGECWGADESGKAFAKDYVPGAQGAVEGFTNLVQGLRGMQQNVAKSMKALSGADEDVTSQLSKGQ